One Paracidovorax avenae ATCC 19860 genomic region harbors:
- the leuA gene encoding 2-isopropylmalate synthase: MIAKPATKYQPTAIASLPDRTWPSRSITRAPIWLSTDLRDGNQALFEPMNGERKMRLFEELVRIGFKEIEVGFPAASQTDFDFVRRLIEENRIPDDVTIMVMTQSREDLIERTVQALQGAPRAIVHLYNATAPAWRRIVFGMNVSQVMAFIEHHVSLIKRLTDAQPATAWTLQYSPETFSATEPEVSLRACQTAITAWNAGPGRPIIINLPTTVENATPNVFADQIEWMHRRLAPREHIVLSVHPHNDRGTGVAAAELAMMAGADRVEGCLFGNGERCGNVDIVTLALNMYTQGVHPNLDFSDITHVARVAEECTSLPVHPRHPYAGDLVFTAFSGSHQDAIKKGFAAQDPAGLWEVPYLPIDPADLGRTYDSVIRVNSQSGKGGIAFLLERERGVVMPRRLQVEFSAVVQRATDTSEGEMDGDALWSLFSQTYIAAPAQGTPGALTLHGQRLDEDGQGIALDVTIDGVRQTLQGRGNGPIDATVDALGLPMRVDHYEERATGAGAGAQALAIVEAALEGVPGATFGVGLDHSIVNASVQAVVAVANRLIARRGAAAQAPAVREPAGTDF; the protein is encoded by the coding sequence ATGATCGCCAAGCCCGCCACCAAGTACCAACCCACCGCCATCGCCTCCCTGCCGGACCGCACCTGGCCGTCCCGTTCCATCACGCGGGCGCCGATCTGGCTCTCCACCGACCTGCGCGACGGCAACCAGGCGCTCTTCGAGCCGATGAACGGCGAGCGCAAGATGCGGCTTTTCGAGGAACTCGTGCGCATCGGCTTCAAGGAGATCGAGGTGGGCTTTCCGGCCGCTTCGCAGACGGATTTCGACTTCGTACGCCGCCTCATCGAGGAAAACCGCATTCCCGACGACGTGACCATCATGGTCATGACCCAGTCGCGCGAGGACCTGATCGAGCGCACGGTACAGGCCCTGCAGGGCGCGCCGCGCGCCATCGTGCACCTCTACAACGCCACGGCCCCGGCCTGGCGCCGCATCGTGTTCGGCATGAACGTGTCGCAGGTGATGGCATTCATCGAGCACCACGTGTCGCTCATCAAGCGCCTCACCGATGCACAACCCGCCACGGCCTGGACGCTGCAGTATTCCCCCGAGACGTTCAGCGCCACCGAGCCCGAGGTGTCGCTGCGTGCCTGCCAGACGGCGATCACGGCCTGGAACGCCGGCCCGGGCCGGCCCATCATCATCAACCTGCCGACCACGGTGGAGAACGCCACGCCGAACGTGTTCGCAGACCAGATCGAATGGATGCACCGCCGCCTCGCTCCGCGTGAGCACATCGTGCTTTCCGTGCACCCGCACAACGACCGCGGCACGGGCGTGGCCGCGGCCGAGCTGGCGATGATGGCCGGCGCCGACCGCGTGGAAGGCTGCCTGTTCGGCAACGGCGAGCGCTGCGGCAACGTGGACATCGTGACGCTCGCGCTCAACATGTACACGCAGGGTGTGCACCCGAACCTCGACTTCTCCGACATCACGCACGTGGCGCGCGTGGCCGAGGAATGCACGTCGCTGCCGGTGCATCCGCGCCATCCCTATGCGGGCGACCTCGTCTTCACCGCGTTCTCGGGCTCGCACCAGGACGCGATCAAGAAGGGCTTCGCGGCCCAGGACCCGGCGGGCCTCTGGGAAGTGCCCTACCTCCCGATCGATCCGGCGGACCTCGGCCGCACCTACGACAGCGTGATCCGCGTGAACAGCCAGTCGGGCAAGGGCGGCATCGCCTTCCTGCTGGAGCGCGAGCGCGGCGTGGTGATGCCGCGCCGCCTGCAGGTGGAGTTCAGTGCCGTGGTGCAGCGCGCCACGGACACGAGCGAGGGCGAGATGGACGGCGATGCTCTCTGGAGCCTGTTCTCGCAGACCTACATCGCGGCGCCCGCGCAGGGCACGCCCGGCGCGCTCACGCTGCACGGCCAGCGCCTCGATGAAGACGGGCAGGGCATCGCGCTGGACGTGACCATCGACGGCGTGCGCCAGACGCTGCAGGGGCGCGGCAACGGGCCGATCGACGCGACGGTGGATGCGCTCGGCCTGCCGATGCGCGTGGACCATTACGAGGAACGCGCCACGGGCGCCGGCGCGGGCGCCCAGGCCCTGGCCATCGTCGAGGCCGCACTCGAGGGCGTGCCGGGCGCCACCTTCGGCGTCGGGCTGGACCACAGCATCGTCAATGCATCGGTGCAGGCCGTGGTGGCGGTGGCCAACCGGCTGATCGCGCGGCGCGGTGCAGCAGCCCAGGCGCCCGCGGTGCGCGAGCCCGCCGGCACTGATTTCTGA
- a CDS encoding pyridoxamine 5'-phosphate oxidase family protein, translating to MTQDSPQTTLWKLIKDIRFGMLTHRSATGQLHAHPLTTQNKDIDEHSELYFFIPHDGELAQRLKADAQVNVTYANPEKDSYVSLSGTAGFIEDKARKEALWSPAAKAWFPQGIDDPNLALLVIRIQHAEYWDVKESKMTQLFKMAKAAVTGNPPNMGEHRELSLS from the coding sequence ATGACCCAGGATTCCCCCCAGACCACGCTCTGGAAGCTGATCAAGGACATCCGCTTCGGCATGCTCACGCACCGTTCCGCCACGGGACAGCTGCATGCGCATCCGCTGACCACGCAGAACAAGGACATCGACGAGCACTCGGAGCTGTACTTCTTCATCCCGCACGACGGCGAGCTCGCGCAGCGCCTTAAGGCCGATGCCCAAGTGAATGTGACCTACGCCAACCCCGAGAAGGACAGTTACGTGTCCCTGTCCGGCACGGCCGGCTTCATCGAGGACAAGGCCCGCAAGGAGGCGCTGTGGTCGCCCGCGGCCAAGGCCTGGTTCCCGCAGGGGATCGACGACCCCAACCTGGCGCTGCTGGTGATCCGCATCCAGCACGCCGAGTACTGGGACGTAAAGGAGAGCAAGATGACCCAGCTCTTCAAGATGGCCAAGGCGGCCGTCACCGGCAACCCGCCGAACATGGGAGAGCACAGGGAACTGTCGCTGTCCTGA
- the dinG gene encoding ATP-dependent DNA helicase DinG: MSQQEWAAQALQSFDAVVQATEGFRSRGGQRRMAEQVAHTFARAQLGKVEADDGDSAPPPPARSIAVVQAGTGVGKSLAYSVPAIAMALARGTRVLISTATVALQEQLVQKDLPALAARMPQPFQFALAKGRGRYVCKLKLERLAGTGESGDEGPEDDLFAEEEAAARAARPRHETEARMKFYATMADVLARGAWDGDRDTLESPPEPEVWSPVAAEASSCTGKHCPAFSQCTYYDRRKALVAAQVIVANHDLLLSSLGARLLPELDNCLLVVDEAHHLPSTALDQFACEADLSRLTWIDKLASRALRIGTLMEVEEVADIPNHSARLRTALQDAARLVMDVYGDELRAPRPAWGGGRTASAQSSRVPAAAAPTRARVAGGALPATLVEPFSQVAHHAAGFLDALRAIAKALRSEMRDKPDEARRLSTLYAQIGALAPRLEGVHDTAQLLLQDAPEGAVPAAKWFTLAVDGDFIVVKAHASPVLPGNTLRNHLWSAVRGAVLTSATLTSCGQFDFFLREAGLHGDDAVTTLEVPSPFDYALQGTLVATETQADPRQAADYTAEMVDALLSDLAMVEAGALVLFTSRDQMRQAVDALPTAMRSTVLVQTHMPRSQLLARHRERVATGEPSIIFGMQSFGEGLDLPGALCESLFITKLPFAPPDDPVGEARAEWLRGAGRDPFSELVVPATAIRLAQWVGRAIRTEEDRAHVYCYDKRLVRTAYGQRLLKGLPPFTLQRRTAA, translated from the coding sequence ATGTCTCAACAGGAGTGGGCCGCACAGGCCCTGCAGTCTTTCGATGCGGTGGTGCAGGCCACCGAGGGATTCCGCAGCCGCGGCGGGCAGCGGCGCATGGCCGAGCAGGTGGCGCACACGTTCGCGCGGGCGCAGCTCGGCAAGGTGGAAGCCGACGACGGCGACAGCGCGCCACCGCCGCCTGCGCGTTCCATTGCGGTGGTGCAGGCCGGAACGGGCGTGGGCAAATCGCTGGCCTACAGCGTGCCGGCGATCGCGATGGCGCTGGCGCGCGGCACGCGCGTGCTGATTTCCACGGCCACCGTGGCGCTGCAGGAGCAGCTGGTGCAGAAGGACCTGCCGGCGCTCGCCGCCCGCATGCCGCAGCCGTTCCAGTTCGCGCTCGCCAAGGGGCGCGGCCGCTATGTGTGCAAGCTCAAGCTCGAGCGCCTGGCCGGTACGGGCGAATCGGGCGACGAGGGGCCCGAGGACGACCTGTTCGCCGAGGAAGAGGCGGCGGCCCGCGCCGCGCGCCCGCGCCACGAGACCGAGGCGCGCATGAAGTTCTACGCCACCATGGCCGACGTGCTCGCACGCGGCGCGTGGGACGGCGACCGCGACACGCTCGAGTCCCCGCCCGAGCCCGAGGTCTGGAGCCCGGTGGCGGCGGAGGCCAGTTCCTGCACCGGCAAGCATTGCCCGGCCTTCAGCCAGTGCACCTACTACGACCGTCGCAAGGCCCTGGTGGCCGCGCAGGTGATCGTGGCCAACCACGACCTGCTGCTGTCCTCGCTCGGCGCACGGCTGCTGCCCGAGCTGGACAACTGCCTGCTCGTGGTGGATGAAGCCCACCATCTGCCCTCCACCGCGCTCGACCAGTTCGCGTGCGAGGCGGACCTGAGCCGGCTGACCTGGATCGACAAGCTCGCGAGCCGCGCGCTGCGCATCGGCACGCTGATGGAAGTCGAGGAAGTGGCGGACATCCCCAACCACTCCGCCCGGCTGCGCACCGCGCTGCAGGATGCGGCGCGCCTGGTCATGGACGTGTACGGTGACGAGTTGCGCGCGCCGCGGCCCGCCTGGGGCGGAGGGCGTACCGCATCCGCCCAGTCCTCCCGCGTTCCCGCGGCCGCGGCGCCCACGCGCGCACGCGTTGCGGGCGGCGCGCTACCGGCAACGCTGGTGGAGCCTTTCAGCCAGGTGGCGCACCATGCGGCGGGCTTTCTCGACGCGCTGCGCGCCATCGCCAAGGCGCTGCGCTCGGAAATGCGCGACAAGCCCGACGAAGCGCGGCGCCTGTCCACGCTCTATGCGCAGATCGGCGCGCTCGCGCCGCGCCTGGAGGGTGTGCACGATACCGCCCAGTTGCTGCTGCAGGACGCTCCGGAGGGGGCCGTTCCGGCAGCCAAGTGGTTCACTCTGGCGGTGGATGGCGATTTCATCGTCGTCAAGGCACATGCCAGTCCGGTGCTGCCGGGCAATACGCTGCGCAACCACCTGTGGTCGGCGGTGCGCGGGGCCGTGCTCACCTCGGCCACGCTCACGAGCTGCGGTCAGTTCGATTTCTTCCTGCGCGAGGCCGGCCTGCACGGCGACGACGCGGTGACCACCCTGGAGGTGCCCAGCCCCTTCGACTACGCGCTGCAGGGTACGCTCGTCGCCACCGAGACGCAGGCCGATCCACGGCAGGCGGCCGACTACACCGCCGAAATGGTGGACGCGCTGCTGAGCGACCTGGCCATGGTCGAGGCCGGCGCGCTGGTGCTGTTCACCTCCCGAGACCAGATGCGGCAGGCCGTGGATGCGCTGCCCACCGCCATGCGCAGCACGGTGCTGGTGCAGACGCACATGCCGCGTTCCCAGCTGCTGGCACGGCACCGCGAGCGCGTGGCGACGGGCGAGCCGTCGATCATCTTCGGCATGCAATCCTTCGGCGAGGGGCTGGACCTGCCCGGGGCGCTCTGCGAATCGCTCTTCATCACCAAGCTGCCCTTCGCGCCGCCGGACGACCCGGTGGGCGAGGCGCGCGCCGAGTGGCTGCGCGGTGCGGGGCGCGACCCGTTCAGCGAACTCGTGGTGCCCGCCACGGCCATCCGGCTCGCGCAGTGGGTGGGACGCGCCATCCGCACCGAGGAAGACCGCGCCCACGTCTATTGCTACGACAAGCGCCTGGTGCGCACGGCCTACGGCCAGCGGCTGCTCAAGGGCCTGCCGCCCTTCACGCTGCAGCGCCGCACTGCGGCGTAG
- a CDS encoding aminotransferase class I/II-fold pyridoxal phosphate-dependent enzyme produces the protein MKTMNFDGSSASEIADSIAAHLRSGALSCGDALPAVRVLALQLGVNPNTVAAAYARLRDAGRLVTDGRRGTRVAPARPAVAEAVALPTGLRDLAGGRGDRALLPQLPSNDWQNLQLDAGPGYDGPTEVPIWREMALEWLDSQGLPHEATGVFSGTLDAVEAALRHHARPGDRVAVEDPCWPPMAALLHALRLKAVPLPVDAQGVQVPSAECLDGCAALVLTPRAHNPTGCAISEARWKALRRALQGHPHLLCILDDHWGPLSQEPLAPAAALPPLWLYVLSVGKFLGPDVRVALAAGTPGLIDAMRAQQAAGARWVSRLLQALAARLWREALRSGQLAQAAQAYARRRQALEFALRSQPADPVATAATAGEGLHLWIPVRDESAVLSALAARGWAVQAGAPFRIASGPAVRISLGDLAGPEVGPLARDLADALAPVAARAVF, from the coding sequence ATGAAGACAATGAATTTCGATGGATCGTCGGCATCGGAAATTGCGGACAGCATCGCAGCCCACCTGCGCTCCGGAGCGCTGTCGTGCGGGGATGCGCTGCCCGCAGTGCGTGTGCTGGCCTTGCAGCTGGGCGTGAATCCGAACACCGTGGCCGCTGCCTATGCGCGCCTGCGCGACGCCGGCCGGCTGGTGACCGATGGCCGCCGCGGCACGCGCGTGGCCCCGGCCCGCCCCGCGGTGGCCGAGGCGGTGGCGCTGCCCACCGGGCTGCGTGATCTCGCTGGCGGCCGTGGGGATCGTGCCCTTCTGCCGCAGCTTCCCTCCAACGACTGGCAGAACCTGCAACTGGATGCAGGCCCTGGCTATGACGGGCCCACCGAAGTACCGATCTGGCGCGAAATGGCGCTGGAGTGGCTGGACAGCCAGGGGCTGCCCCACGAGGCCACGGGCGTTTTTTCGGGCACGCTGGATGCCGTGGAAGCCGCCCTGCGCCACCATGCGCGCCCTGGCGACCGCGTCGCGGTCGAAGATCCCTGCTGGCCCCCGATGGCCGCGCTGCTGCATGCGTTGCGGCTCAAGGCGGTACCCCTGCCGGTGGATGCACAGGGCGTGCAGGTGCCATCTGCCGAATGCCTGGACGGCTGCGCCGCCCTGGTGCTTACGCCGCGCGCCCACAATCCCACCGGCTGCGCGATCTCCGAGGCGCGGTGGAAGGCCCTGCGCCGTGCCCTGCAAGGCCATCCCCACCTGCTGTGCATCCTGGACGACCACTGGGGGCCCCTCAGCCAGGAGCCGCTGGCCCCGGCGGCCGCCCTGCCCCCGCTCTGGCTCTACGTCCTTTCGGTGGGCAAGTTCCTCGGTCCGGACGTGCGCGTGGCGCTCGCGGCGGGCACACCGGGGCTCATCGATGCCATGCGTGCGCAGCAGGCCGCAGGTGCGCGATGGGTCAGCCGGCTGCTCCAGGCACTGGCTGCCCGGCTCTGGCGGGAAGCGCTGCGCTCGGGCCAGCTCGCCCAGGCAGCCCAGGCCTATGCGCGGCGGCGGCAGGCGCTGGAGTTCGCCTTGCGGTCGCAACCGGCAGATCCGGTGGCCACCGCGGCCACGGCCGGCGAGGGCCTGCACCTGTGGATTCCGGTGCGCGACGAAAGCGCCGTGCTGTCCGCGCTGGCGGCCCGGGGCTGGGCGGTGCAGGCGGGGGCGCCTTTCCGCATCGCCAGCGGCCCGGCGGTACGCATCAGCCTGGGTGATCTCGCAGGTCCGGAAGTCGGGCCCCTGGCGCGCGATCTGGCCGATGCCCTGGCGCCCGTTGCGGCCAGGGCGGTGTTTTGA
- a CDS encoding C40 family peptidase gives MQNKPSHAIGISASGPARRTVLIAAALLLSACGTSPHRGGRGATPAYSRLTPEQSNDIAIHAMGLVGTPYRYGGNTPEGGFDCSGLIGYVYRSLAGVAPPRTVAQLSDFGAPVPAGDERTGDLVIFGSGRPTHAGIVVEGGRFVHAPSTGGTVRLDRFSSGYWSRQAIAFRRP, from the coding sequence ATGCAGAACAAGCCCAGCCATGCCATCGGGATTTCCGCATCGGGGCCCGCCCGCAGGACCGTGCTGATCGCCGCCGCGCTGCTGCTGTCCGCTTGCGGCACGTCGCCGCACCGCGGCGGGCGCGGAGCGACCCCGGCGTATTCACGCCTGACACCGGAACAGTCGAACGACATCGCGATCCACGCGATGGGTCTCGTGGGCACGCCGTACCGCTACGGCGGCAACACCCCGGAAGGCGGTTTCGACTGCAGCGGGCTCATCGGCTATGTGTACCGCAGCCTCGCCGGGGTCGCTCCGCCGCGGACGGTGGCGCAGCTCAGCGATTTCGGCGCTCCCGTGCCGGCCGGCGACGAACGCACCGGCGACCTGGTGATCTTCGGCTCCGGCAGGCCCACCCACGCGGGCATCGTGGTGGAGGGGGGGCGCTTCGTGCATGCGCCGTCCACGGGCGGCACGGTGCGGCTGGACCGCTTCAGTTCGGGCTACTGGTCGCGGCAGGCCATCGCGTTCCGCAGGCCGTGA
- a CDS encoding LysR family transcriptional regulator, translating to MYLPHLAYLRALIEHGSFAAAARACGVSQPAVSHGMRMLQARFDAPLLVREGRRRVPTELALRVAAESRSLAEGIDALVPGGAGPASGNPRVLRAGLTPSAALVCGPLLYAGWCEGRPRRSLEMVCADEGRLLANLVEGTVDCAIAPRPRGFAHHGVVQQRLYALRPQAYARRGHPLAGARSLEALRGAAWARVEPSVSGPVDVLAEAYRVRRMRPPRVAAHCPDFASMLRLVAQCDLLAVVPHPALLGAEARALVPLALQESFPLYDMWLFEPARRPSKLSPHLVRQLLALGDTPADTGGPAGQGRPASGAG from the coding sequence ATGTATCTGCCCCACCTTGCCTACCTTCGCGCGCTCATCGAGCACGGCTCGTTCGCTGCCGCGGCACGCGCCTGCGGCGTCTCCCAGCCGGCCGTCAGCCACGGCATGCGCATGCTGCAGGCCCGGTTCGACGCGCCGCTGCTGGTGCGTGAAGGCCGCCGCCGCGTGCCCACGGAGCTGGCGCTGCGGGTGGCCGCGGAATCGCGTTCCCTGGCCGAGGGCATCGATGCCCTGGTTCCCGGCGGGGCAGGTCCGGCCTCAGGCAACCCGCGGGTGCTGCGTGCCGGCCTGACGCCATCGGCCGCGCTGGTGTGCGGCCCGCTGCTGTACGCAGGCTGGTGCGAAGGCCGTCCCCGCCGCTCGCTGGAAATGGTCTGCGCCGATGAAGGCCGCCTGCTGGCGAATCTCGTGGAAGGCACGGTCGATTGCGCCATCGCGCCACGCCCCCGGGGATTCGCGCACCACGGCGTGGTGCAGCAGCGGCTGTACGCGCTGCGCCCGCAGGCCTACGCGCGGCGCGGCCACCCGCTGGCCGGCGCCCGGTCGCTGGAGGCACTGCGGGGTGCGGCCTGGGCGCGCGTGGAACCCAGCGTGAGCGGGCCCGTGGACGTGCTGGCGGAAGCCTACCGCGTGCGCCGGATGCGACCGCCGCGCGTGGCCGCGCACTGCCCGGACTTTGCAAGCATGCTGCGGCTGGTGGCGCAGTGCGACCTGCTGGCGGTGGTGCCGCATCCCGCGCTGCTGGGAGCGGAAGCTCGCGCCCTGGTGCCGCTGGCGCTGCAGGAATCTTTCCCGCTCTACGACATGTGGCTGTTCGAGCCGGCACGCCGGCCATCCAAGCTGTCGCCCCATCTGGTGCGGCAACTGCTGGCGCTCGGAGATACGCCAGCGGACACTGGCGGACCGGCAGGGCAGGGCCGTCCCGCATCGGGAGCCGGCTGA
- a CDS encoding nuclear transport factor 2 family protein gives MTQLQLATVKTYLSRLHAGDTEGLIACFESEGLVHSPFLGTMRAREFFRKLAASSAASVITPIDLLVSAEPEAGLVRVAAYFRYDWTLNDGRIVHFTCVDIFRFTEGSAEIQEMHIVYDTHPLREQVGDKYAPDPA, from the coding sequence ATGACCCAGCTCCAGCTTGCCACCGTGAAAACCTACCTCTCCCGCCTGCATGCGGGAGACACCGAAGGCCTGATCGCCTGTTTCGAAAGCGAGGGCCTCGTGCATTCGCCGTTCCTGGGGACCATGCGGGCCCGCGAATTCTTCAGGAAGCTCGCCGCATCCTCGGCCGCCAGCGTGATCACGCCGATCGACCTGCTGGTCTCAGCCGAGCCCGAGGCGGGCCTGGTGCGCGTGGCCGCCTACTTCCGGTACGACTGGACGCTGAACGACGGCCGGATCGTCCATTTCACCTGCGTGGACATCTTTCGTTTTACCGAAGGCAGCGCCGAAATCCAGGAGATGCACATCGTCTACGACACGCACCCCCTGCGTGAACAGGTGGGCGACAAATATGCGCCCGATCCGGCGTGA
- a CDS encoding homoserine dehydrogenase: MFNDPQWRPLPAAAPASGAGLRPLRVGMIGIGTVGLGTWQVLARNQAQIAARAGRGIEIVAVAARDLARAKRVLGEAADRVELTGDPLALATHPGIDVLLEVAGGTDAPRGWVSAAIGLGKPVVTANKALLAVHGNALFAQAESRGVPLAYEAAVAGGIPIVKALREGAAANRVEWLAGIVNGTSNYILSRMRQAGLAFGDALAEAQALGYAEADPTFDVDGIDAAHKTALLAANAFGMPVRFDRAHVEGIRGVDALDMAVARDWGHAVKLLGIARRQGESVELRVHPALVPATHLLAQVEGAMNAVMLCGDAQGIALHYGAGAGAEPTASAVVADLVDLAGQTVAQAGGPIRCTVPPLGVPGAALVDRPVLRMDDVVTRHYMRIPLREGTEGMAPAALAQWLAQAGVAVERLDAWRPQGPGSSQAQLLALTRPARDGAVRDVLQRAAQADWCQGTPSHLRVESLH, from the coding sequence ATGTTCAACGACCCCCAATGGCGTCCCCTTCCTGCCGCCGCCCCCGCCAGCGGTGCGGGCCTGCGCCCGCTGCGCGTGGGCATGATCGGCATCGGCACGGTAGGCCTGGGCACCTGGCAGGTGCTGGCCCGCAACCAGGCGCAGATCGCGGCCCGCGCGGGCCGGGGCATCGAGATCGTGGCAGTGGCGGCCCGCGACCTGGCACGCGCCAAGCGCGTGCTCGGCGAAGCGGCCGACCGCGTGGAGCTCACCGGCGATCCGCTGGCGCTGGCCACGCACCCCGGCATCGATGTGCTGCTCGAGGTGGCCGGGGGCACGGATGCCCCGCGCGGATGGGTGTCGGCGGCCATCGGCCTCGGCAAGCCCGTGGTCACGGCCAACAAGGCGCTGCTGGCGGTGCATGGCAACGCGCTGTTCGCCCAGGCGGAGTCGCGCGGCGTGCCGCTCGCCTATGAAGCGGCCGTGGCCGGCGGCATCCCGATCGTGAAGGCGCTGCGCGAAGGTGCCGCGGCGAACCGCGTGGAATGGCTGGCCGGCATCGTGAACGGCACCAGCAACTACATCCTGAGCCGCATGCGCCAGGCCGGCCTGGCATTCGGCGATGCGCTGGCGGAAGCCCAGGCCCTGGGCTATGCGGAGGCCGATCCCACCTTCGACGTGGACGGTATCGATGCCGCCCACAAAACCGCCTTGCTGGCCGCCAACGCCTTCGGCATGCCGGTCCGTTTCGACCGTGCCCATGTGGAAGGCATCCGCGGCGTGGACGCGCTGGACATGGCCGTAGCGCGGGACTGGGGCCATGCCGTGAAGCTGCTGGGCATCGCGCGGAGGCAGGGGGAATCGGTGGAGCTGCGGGTGCATCCCGCGCTGGTGCCCGCCACGCACCTGCTCGCGCAGGTGGAAGGGGCGATGAACGCCGTCATGCTGTGCGGGGATGCGCAGGGCATCGCGCTGCACTATGGCGCCGGGGCGGGGGCGGAGCCGACCGCCTCCGCCGTGGTCGCCGATCTGGTGGACCTGGCCGGCCAGACGGTAGCGCAGGCCGGCGGCCCCATTCGCTGCACGGTGCCGCCGCTGGGCGTGCCAGGCGCGGCACTGGTGGATCGCCCCGTGCTGCGCATGGACGACGTGGTGACCCGGCACTACATGCGCATACCCCTGCGCGAGGGTACGGAGGGCATGGCGCCGGCCGCTCTGGCGCAGTGGCTGGCGCAGGCCGGTGTCGCAGTGGAGCGGCTCGATGCCTGGCGTCCCCAGGGCCCCGGCAGCAGCCAGGCCCAGTTGCTGGCTCTCACTCGGCCCGCACGGGACGGTGCCGTTCGCGATGTCCTCCAGCGTGCCGCGCAGGCGGACTGGTGCCAGGGAACGCCATCACACCTTCGGGTCGAAAGCCTTCACTGA
- a CDS encoding 3'-5' exonuclease has protein sequence MPSSRIAVIDFETTGMTPSQGARATEVAIVLMEEGRPVDRFQSLMKTGAWLPPFIVQLTGITPAMLDTAPPAESVMREAARFVGDAPMVAHNASFDSRFWAAELARADLPSPHAFACTVLLSRRLYPEATSHQLGRIVAHLGLPPAARAHRALADAEMAAALLGRMQHDLRTRYGIADPGHALLASLQRCARKGMDKLLARHAMGGDLWRDTGHCEPAASLP, from the coding sequence ATGCCTTCTTCCCGCATCGCCGTCATCGATTTCGAAACCACCGGCATGACGCCCTCGCAGGGCGCGCGGGCCACCGAGGTGGCCATCGTGCTCATGGAAGAGGGCCGGCCCGTGGACCGGTTCCAGAGCCTCATGAAGACCGGGGCCTGGCTGCCCCCGTTCATCGTCCAGCTCACGGGCATCACGCCCGCCATGCTGGACACCGCGCCCCCGGCCGAGTCGGTGATGCGCGAGGCCGCGCGCTTCGTGGGCGATGCGCCCATGGTGGCGCACAACGCTTCGTTCGACAGCCGCTTCTGGGCGGCGGAACTGGCCCGTGCGGATCTGCCCTCGCCCCATGCCTTCGCCTGCACGGTGTTGCTGTCCCGGCGCCTGTATCCCGAAGCGACGAGCCATCAATTGGGCCGCATCGTCGCGCACCTGGGCCTGCCGCCCGCTGCCCGCGCCCACCGTGCGCTGGCGGATGCGGAAATGGCTGCGGCGCTGCTGGGGCGCATGCAGCATGACCTGCGCACCCGCTACGGCATCGCCGATCCCGGCCATGCGCTGCTCGCATCGCTGCAGCGTTGCGCACGCAAGGGAATGGACAAGCTGCTCGCGCGGCATGCCATGGGTGGAGACCTGTGGCGGGACACAGGCCACTGCGAGCCGGCGGCTTCGCTTCCCTGA